A window of Rhizobium sp. CC-YZS058 genomic DNA:
TCGGAGCCTTCACGGCCATTCACGACCTCTCGCTGACCATCGAACCGGGTCAACTCGTGACGCTGCTCGGGCCGTCGGGCTGCGGCAAGACGACGACGCTGCGCATGCTGGCCGGCCTCGAACATCCGACGTCCGGCCAGATCCTGATCGGTGGCAAGGACGTGACGATGCTGCCGGCCAACGAGCGCGACGTCTCGATGGTGTTCCAGTCCTATGCGCTGTTTCCCCATATGAGCTCGCTCGAGAACGTCGCCTATGGTCTGGAGTCCTCCGGCATGAAGCGGAAGGAGGCGCGCGAGAAGGCTGAGGAAGGCCTGGCGCTCGTTGGCCTTGCCGGCATGGGCCAGCGGCTTCCGGCCGAGCTGTCCGGCGGACAGCAGCAGCGCGTTGCCGTTGCCCGCGCGCTTGTGCTGGAGCCGCAGGTTCTGCTGCTTGACGAGCCGCTTTCCAACCTCGACGCCCGTCTGCGGCGGCAGGTCCGCACCGAAATCCGCGAGCTACAGCAACGCCTCGGCTTCACGGCTGTCTATGTGACGCATGACCAGGATGAAGCGCTTGCCGTGTCCGACTGGATCATCATCATGAAGGACGGGGTGATCGCCCAGGAAGGTGCGCCGCGCGAGCTTTACGAGGCGCCTGCCTCCGCCTTCATCGCCGACTTCATGGGAGAGGCGAACGTCGTGCCCTGCGAGGTGCTGAGCGTCGAAGGTGCGGATGCGGTCATCCGCATTGCTGGTCTGGAGCACCGCGTGCCGAGCCGCAACGCGCGGCCGGGGCCGGCCAAGCTCGCCGTGCGGCCGAACGCGATCACGCTGGAGCCGGCTTCGGATGCGGCCTTGCCCGGACGCATCACCCATTCGGCCTATCTCGGCGACCATGTGGAATATGAGGTGGAGACCGATACGGGCCGGCTCTTCGTCGTCGATCCCGCCGTGGAGCGCGCCCTGCCCCCGGCCACCGATGTCGCTATCGGCTTCAAGGGCCGCGGCATCGCCATTATCAACGGCTAGCCCTTCGCAGACAAAGGATTCTCCATGACGCATGATCTCGACGCCCGTTTTGCCCTTGCGCAGACGATCGCCCGCATCGCCGGCGCGACCGCCCTCGACTATTTCCACCGCCGCGAAACGCTGGTCATCGAAACCAAACGCGACGCGCAGGATGTCGTCTCCATCGCAGACCGCCAGGTGGAAACGCTGATCCGCGACGCGGTGGCCGACGCCCACCCGGACGATGGCTTCCTGGGCGAGGAATATGGCCTTGTTGCCGGCAGTTCAGGCTATACATGGGTGGTCGATCCGATCGACGGCACCAGCCCCTTCGTCAACGGCATGCCGAGCTGGTGCGTCTCCATCGCCGTCTTGTTCGAAGACAAGCCGGTGATCGGCGTGATCCATGCACCCTGCTTCGATGAACTCTATGCTGCAGCCGCCGGCCGTGGCGCGGTTCTCAACGGCAAGACCCTGCAGCTCGACCCCTCGCGC
This region includes:
- a CDS encoding ABC transporter ATP-binding protein, with the translated sequence MITPRAGSVVFNHVKKQFGAFTAIHDLSLTIEPGQLVTLLGPSGCGKTTTLRMLAGLEHPTSGQILIGGKDVTMLPANERDVSMVFQSYALFPHMSSLENVAYGLESSGMKRKEAREKAEEGLALVGLAGMGQRLPAELSGGQQQRVAVARALVLEPQVLLLDEPLSNLDARLRRQVRTEIRELQQRLGFTAVYVTHDQDEALAVSDWIIIMKDGVIAQEGAPRELYEAPASAFIADFMGEANVVPCEVLSVEGADAVIRIAGLEHRVPSRNARPGPAKLAVRPNAITLEPASDAALPGRITHSAYLGDHVEYEVETDTGRLFVVDPAVERALPPATDVAIGFKGRGIAIING
- a CDS encoding inositol monophosphatase family protein: MTHDLDARFALAQTIARIAGATALDYFHRRETLVIETKRDAQDVVSIADRQVETLIRDAVADAHPDDGFLGEEYGLVAGSSGYTWVVDPIDGTSPFVNGMPSWCVSIAVLFEDKPVIGVIHAPCFDELYAAAAGRGAVLNGKTLQLDPSRTICNAVTGIGANNHVTPAFVGKMVETLMEAGGNFIRNGSGALMLAYVAAGRLVGYYEPYMHAWDCLAGYCLVTEAGGWHHPFPVEGERLTKGAPVLAAAPGAIDDLRRIAGV